The DNA sequence ATATCCATCttgtaaaaagaagagaaacGTAAACATACATGCATGAAATTAGTTTCAAAAGCAATATTCTTAATTAAGGGTCTAGCTGTTCACCTCTTGGCTGAGTGACTTGCTAACCATTTCTTCATCTGGCTGTTCTTGTCTATTCACCTACCAGTGGTTGCAGTGTTTGGCAGCGTTAGTATATCACTGCTGAATTATTCTTCTCATCCACATGTTCAGTGCAGGgatgacttgtacccttgtagtGACACAATGCCAGTGTCTCACGGCATTGTCTCTCTCTGGGAAGCGTAGGGATGACAGGTACCTGTAAAGTGTAATCAGTGCTCGTCAGATGATCTACATTCTATGCTGATCTAAATAAGTTATATAATACAGTAAAGTGCTACAAAGACACTAGTCTCAAACAGTAGTAAGACACATTTTTCTCTGGAAAATTCAGCAGCTGTGTGAGTCACATGATGATGAAGATGCCTGTCAGTCTTCATTCCAGGGCCCAACCAGCCCCTGGCATGATCTGGAGCAATTTGTCTCCTCCTGTGACTTTTACAATTATAAATTTTAGgagcaattattttaaaaaatccagtttTGCAGAAAGTATTTTAAGATCGTTTTTTAGAAGTTGCACCCGAAAGTTTCATGAGCATTTAATTTGCTgatatccatttttatttcttcggGTTTCTCACGTCGGTAGGTTACTGCTCTCGTGCAAACGCTTTGCAGAATCAACTTATCCTTGATGGAgaagaaatattattattaattaatgatCTAAATATTGtaagcagacaataacatactgataataattctttttctttctgttttacagtctgaatttttatttttaaaattctttttgaaaagtaatttcatttcaggttaatatgaggatccaaacaaccaggtcaaaataatttgcttttgttgAGTTATGTGGTTATGTCCCCCACACAAAAGTATACCAacacccccacattgtgcccattcagtgagagcaccccaatccccatcctctccccccaGTAATTCTTTCTTAGAATTAATTCACTGACCTTTTTTGAGGCTGACACTCTGTAATCTGATGAGGACTTAATTTTATTGCTATTCCATTGTAGTATCACCTGTCTAATGATGAGGACTTTAAGCAACCCAATCAAGAATGTAACTATGAATATGATGAAAAATATTCTCAAGTAGCTTGGGCTAGAGAAACATTCTGTAATGAAGCGAACAAATAAGTGGATTAAAAACGGGAATGAGGAAACCAAAGGATTCTGTCAATTAAAAGATGATCATGTCTTAACTAAGAGGACCAGACATATTTGTGATCCACATTTTCAAAACAGGGAACTTAAATTACTGTTGACTCGAAAAGGACAGCTCTCTactttttattgagtatttatcaCTGAGGTATTTTCAACAGAAAACTCTTTTGGAAAATAGCACCAATTAATGTATTCAATAACATTATTTCTTTGCAGCTTGATTCTTTAATTGTATTAACTGGACTTGTCCAAGTCCTTTAATCACAATCTACTCCTTGACAGAGAAAGGGACCATTTTCATGGTTTGTGCTGTTGGCCCCTAAgtagaaaataagatttaaaatatttaacagctTTGGGCATTAACATATGTTTGTTTCTCTTATTATCGTTTGTTGCACGCCagtaatggaaaataaacatctgCAGAAGCTAAAATCAGTACTTCTCTAgagtagataaataaatatttcccctGAAATTATAGTGcaagttttcattattattacccATAGCTTCTCCAGGAAATAGGAGTGTCCGATTTGGGACAATACGAAAATCTCTGTCCTTACTTTTCACTAATTTGCTTTTTACATGTCTGTGAACAAAAGCTATCCTATTTGCCTCTAAAAATTCACTGTTATTTTTCCAAGAACAAATAATTactagctggaaaaaaaaaaaaaaaagccatgttaAGAGAAGGGACACGCTCCATTTTAGCAGCAGATCCTTGCCAAACTCTCGCTAGAAAGTCTACAGGCTCTGTTGCTGCCAGTGGTATTACCCTAATCTTGGAGGAACATGGTTGCACAATAGGCCAGTATTCCACAGAATTCACTTGCTGCCCTAGATTCATAAAATTACTTCCTGGCCTAACGAACTATGCATTTCTCCATCCATTCTCCAGACTTTGGGGACCTCACCCAAATGTCCAAGGGCTCCCTGAGGGGGCCACTGGAGGAAATCTGCCAAAGTTTAGAACTGTGCATCCCCCAAttatgagtgatttatttttgaattcCCAGTGATGACCAAATGAGCTCTTGATAAGGCAAGAACTGTGTGATAGAAAACAAGAATTCCTCTCCAGGAATGGAGCTCTATTTTCTTTTGGTCATTGATAAGATACCTTGAAAGAAAGGTCAAAGGCTATACATTGGATGGAAAACATAAAATGCCAGTGAAAGTCTCCAGTCAGTACAGCTCAGAGGGAGAATCCAGAGGGCTGTGTTTCAAGGTAGTGCTCTTGGAGTCCTCCGCAAGGACACTCAGGCTCAGACAACACGTGCCTTTTGTTCTGACGGGCTGTCATTTCCCTTGGCTGATTTAGGACTACTCAATCAGTCAAGGCAGATCCTTAGAGGGGCCTTGGCGCTTGACCCATTCACTGGCTTCTTGCCTGTAGAAGAGCAGCCGGAGACTAAAGAACAGACTGTAAGTGTGATTGAGTGGAGAGATGATAGAGGTGCCTAAGGAATGCTCTTTCCTCTCCTTACACAGCAGTTGTGAAGGGGAGGGGAGCCCCCTAGCTACTGACACATCTTAGAAATATCTCTAATAGGGTAGGACAGAGGACACTTTCAGGGCACGCATTTTTACATGTTGTTATGGATAGTAGAACATCTACCCCCGGCTCATGCCTTTCATAGGTTAGGTCAGGCCAGGGCTTTTCCTAAGAAGCTTTAAGGGAACACTTTTTGTAACAACACTTAAGGCAGAGTAGTGCGTATTTACTTAACATAATAAATGACATCTCGGTATTTATTAGAAAAGGCACTTGGCTTTCTGGAGAGATTACTACAGCCCCAGCTGGTAGCACATGGACTCTTTTTCAGAGCCAAATTCATTACAGGCTAAACTCAGTGTGGatgtgaaggaaaaaggaaacaaactttGCAGAAAGTTTATTCTACTACATAGTCTCCCTAAGAGCTAAAACTTTTCTTATAGGTTGGaggaaaaatttgaaataatagtaGCAATAGGAATGTTTTCAATGAAGACATAATTTCAAGCTTAATTGCTAACTCATGTGTTGTCCCACACCTTACACCAGGACAAAGCAGGTTTCTGGGTTTTCAGGTTCTCATAAacttatttaaaagttaaaaataaataaataaatatccttcaattttgggaggtagaggtgaaaggatcccttgaggccaggagctctagaccaacctggacaacacagtgagatcctatctcttaaaaacacacagacacacacacatacacacacaaaattagctgggtgtgctggtgcccctgtagtctcagttacccaagaggctgaggcagcaggatcacttgagaccaggagtccaAGGTTATGGACTGAGTTATGACTGGCCATTGCACTCTGGCCTAGGCAACAAAGTCTGGCcctttctcttaaaataaaaaaaaatctttgagggctgggcacagtggcttacatgTGTggacccagcactttgggaggccaaggtgagaggttttcttgaggtcaggagcctcaagagaccagcctgggtaacacagccagaccccatctctaactcTCCGCCCCCcagaaaatattagccaggtacagtgatgcatgcctatagtcccagctacttgggagactaagtgagaggattgcttgagtacaGTAATTCACAGTTATAGTAATCTATGATAGCACCACTGCATTCCACCCATCATGGCAGAGAGAGACccttctctggaaaaaaaaaataatctttaggaaaaaaaaaatagttctcatgtttttctctcatttctgtgTTATTGTTTACATCGGATACTTGTTCCAGGTCCACTGGCTCATTTAATGTCAAGTCTTTGAGGttgatttttatctccattttacgaatggtaaaactgaggctcagagaaattttGTAGGTAGGCTATCAGCCTAATATCAGCCTAATATCATTAGTCCCTTAACCAATAATGGTAAGGGACATGCTTTAGGCCTAGGTCTGTAGACTAAAAGTGTCATACCCTTTCCAGTGTGCTGCATTGATAATCATTCACCCTAAACTATATTTATATCAGAATGAAAAGTACCAGGAAAGAATGGCCTTTTGAAGTTATGTATTTTGCAAAAGCAGAATTTTAGAAATTCTTGGCTTCTCCTGACACCAGAAAGTAAATGTTGCTTAAATGTGAAGAAGTTTAGAACTGGAAGCAAATTTGAGTGATGAAGAAAAATGATGACTCCAGAGACCTTATCTCTTATTGAAATAAGTCTACACGGGGAATTCATACCTTTAGGTCATCAAGGCCTCTCTAGATAATTTATTTGATGCCTTTCTGGTACACAGTCCAAAAATTGAGCTGTGCAGATGAGATGAAAAATCTAACCGCTTAACTACATCATGGCAAGCCTGCTCCAGTGCTTCACTGACTAGGAGTGAAATCTCtgggagatttaaaaaaactgaatCACAAACTCATTACACTGTGTATATTAAAACGAACAGTTTTTTGTGTATCAATGATTCAATAAATACTATTCTAAATAATAAGGCAATGTTTCATCATAAAAAAATGACTCCATTAGTACTTTCTTTAGCATGGTTAATGATGGGCCCTGTGGAGAGTATTACCCTCTACAGGTACCCTCAGCGCCTGCTTTACTGTGCTCTGGTTTACCTGAGGTTTGGTCCACATACTGCTGCTCCATGAGGGCACAGGATGATTTACACTGATCAAGAATAGCCTGGGACAGGTTGTGAGGGTGAAGGCATTGCACACAATTCCTGTACGGggggaaaagaaaatcttcatttttttaaaaaaagatagtaaatTGTAATATTTTCTGCAAAAAATAAGATGACAAAATAACAATCAACAGGTAGTTCAAGTTTTGATTGGGTTCCTTTAAAATAACTCTGGCATTAAAATATTGGTTTTCAAAATGATATAAGTAAATTACCATTACTTATACATAAGTAATGTATAAGTAATATACATAATTCTAAGCAACTTACTTTATCTACTGGTCTGAGATAGCgcgttttaaaattttaaaaatgaaacaaattggAAGGGACAGTGGTGTCCAGATTAGTGTTCTTTAAACAGATCTCAAATTGTCATTGGAAACTAACTTGACTCAAGACAATAATATCATTGTTATTTAACATATCACCTTTCTCTTACATATCACTTATTTCTTGAGTGCTTCACAGTTACCATCATTctttatcattaaaatattaaagatgatAGGAATAACTTCATGGCTAATATTTATTCTATGATTACCATATACTGAACACAAAGGAGTTTTTTGACAtgaatcatttcatttaattctttcataAAACTATAAGATGGTATTATTATTAACATCCTAAGTTTTGATAataggaaaccaaggcacagagaactGTAATCACTTGTCCTAGATCACACTAATTCTAATAATAAACAGGATAGCAGCAACTAGTGAATGTCTTGATGCTTCTGCAGCTACCTCATGGCCAAAGATTAGAATCTAAATCTActgatttctaatatttcttattaaattctTTTCCAGCATGATAGTAACAATATATCTGGTAACTTTTAAGATTAAGGAAAggaaagcagggcggcgcctgtggctcagtcagtaaggcgccggccccatataccgaggttggcggttcgaacctggcctcggctgaactgcaaccaaaaaatagatgggcgttgtggtggacgcctgtagtcccagctacttgggaggctgaggcaagagaatcgcttaagcccaggagttggaggttgctgtgagctgtgtgatgccacggcactctaccgtgggccataaagtgagactctgtctctacaaaaaaaaaaaaaaaaggaaaggacagCAGAACAATGAAGGACAGAAGCAGCTCTCACAGAGGACTGCTGTATGCATGTCTGGAGACAGAGGAATCCTACCAGTTTCCCTTGCAGGCTGTATGGCAGGTGGGGCAATGTTCACAGAAGCGGCCGATGCTCCTGGGGTCGGTGCACTCACACCTGCCACACACACATGTGCCTCTTCCGCTGCACACTTGGCCCTTTGAGTTGACACACTGCTGGACTGATGCTGATGGGCACTGGCACCGGTCCCCTTCCCAGCCACTGAAGCATTGGCACCTGCCCGCTTCACACTCTCCGTGGCCTGCAACAAAGACACCCCAGGATCTCCGTTATTGAGACCACTGACTCTGTGAAGAGTCCCCAACCATGAATCCCCTTCCCATCTCCACGGAAACACACCGACAGCCCAGTGAATAGAAACAGCGTTGTTTTTTATTGGTCTGATGTAAACAATGCCACAATTTAGGAGAGTCTATTTCCAAAGCTGTTCTATTGTGGATAATCTCTACATGCCGATACATTGTGCTAACAAGTGTGAAGGGCGCCCCTGCCCTAGGGGTTGCCTCACTGCTTGAATGTCATGGTACATTCAGctgtaaattaaaaacacacaaatataaaGATGCTGCAAAGGCTGAAGTAATGTTAACTTTCTGACTTGAAATCGGAAAAATAATGGTTATTTGATTGATGGCTTCCAAAAGCTATTCTCTCAGTCTTTCATTATTGCTAAAGGCCTGGGGGTAACTTTGAAGGGCTGTGAGTTAAATCTACGGCTTCAGAGCTGCTGGTACCATATTTAAGATAAAGTCTCCCGGGAAGTGGAACTAAAGTTTTCATACCCTCAGAACATTATTCATTAAGTTAGTGGGGCATGTCCTAATCTATGTTGTGAGCTGTTAGTAGGTggtaaatagataaaagaaaagatgatatgtgtgtgtgtggggggggcatTTATGCAGACAAATAAGATAAGGAAACACTGGTCATACACAGTTACAAGAATTTTAGAGTGTAAAAAGTGCCCGTAATTTACTATGCCAATATGAACCAGAAATCTTCAAGAAGGGGTACATTTCGTGCTTCCCTGCcgtccttctttccttccttccttttactcTCTTGCCTTTCTTTTCCTCGCTTCCTCTCTCACTTCTTTTATTGCTGAGCTCGGAGTAAATGTGCATAGAGTGTACTGTAGGATCAGCCCAATTTGCTGCGCATAAAACTAATGAGATTCAGGCCAAACAAACTTCTGCCAGACCTGCTCCACGGTGCACGCTGAATCCCAGCCAAGTGGCCTGAGAACATGTGTTTTTATTCCCAAAGGAGACTAGTGAAGAAAATCCAAGTCTGCCCTACAGTTCATATTTATACACGAAGAattcagagaagattctcaatTGCCTGGACAGTTTTGATACACACATTTCACTGCAAACAGAAACTGGGGCAAATACTTGATGTATTTGAAATTTCTTCAACAGACTGATAGCTGTAGAAAATGAGCTCAGAAAATTCTATCTTTTCcctgtgaaataatttttctcttctctctaaaATATAGTAGACAACTGCTAGCTCTTTCTAAAGTCTATAATGCCTTTACAGCTgaataaaaatttgaaacataaaatattttataataaaaaggacAATTTTCCATTACAAATTTAGGGAATACAGGTTAAATTTTTCGcttagaaaagaatagaaaattttttttgacttGTTATTTTCCATATGCTTATGACATTTCTcaataattttacaaatattgacaaaaatacaaatattaaaaatgtgtttttacacatttacaaaaattgGATTTAGTACCTtgtcaaagaaaaattatcacAGAACTCAAATGACAGGTagtttattaaattcatttaaaaactattttgttttaatttttaaatgttgaacagATTTTCTGAAATCTAACCTCTAGGTGGCAGTAAACTGAATTAACCAAAATaatcttgacatttttattttaattcatttcattttttaaaattttgcctgtATGTGGGCTCAAGATTATCTTTTATATACTTAGTAatgcattattttcttaaaaaatgctgTCTTTTGACAACTGTGTTGCTATAATTATTCAAAAAACACACCAGAGAGATTTAAGTTACAACCTTGTAATATCTATAATAATGCATTAAGAATTTTCcaataaatgaaaagaacatttttaaagctcACTTCTTATCAATCTGACAGGAATAAAGCCCTGTGAGAAAGCTTGAGGAAATTTATGAGAATGAATCagattcttttaagaaatgtatcGGACATTATCAGTGATTTCCATTTCTGCTATATTTCTTTCCAAGATGAAGGAATATGTAAGAATAGCAATTAATGTCaggtttttattttgaagtacttcctgtagaaaataagttaaaatgtaACTACTAAAATCATGTGCTATAAATCTGTTGTCATGCCCTAGTTTCATAGATCATGAAACTCTGAATGACAAATTAGGATTCAGTGTTGTTAATTTATAAAGGTGTGATTTACAGGTATTTTAACACAGATGCTAGTATAATAGTGATTAGCAAAAGCTGCCTGTGTATATTTATCCTTACCAGCACACAGATTTCCATGGTAATATGGACAAGAAAAGTCATCTTTTTCACAGTATTTTCCATATACTTTTCCAAACTTCATCTGATGACATACACATTTACCACAAACACAAACACCTTGACCGCTGCAAACGGGCTGATCTCTGTGTGACTTGCAGCTCTCAGAAGAAAGTTGATCTTCTTCAAAATGACATTTATTCTCATCACACTGGAAACACTTGGAATCCAGAGACGTTTCATCTACGTACTTTCCTTTAGGTCTGCTGTTGTCCTCACACTGACAGCTGCAATTTCTGTGTATATGAATTTTAGTGGTTTCATTGAAACCAATAGGTTTGATGATTGCATAATTTTTTCCTCCTGTGACATCACATTTTTTCATTGTAACTGTTACATTGAAAAGAACCTAAATttaggaggaaaaaggaaatacatttaTATGGCTTGACTATTTTTATTACCAATATTATATCTGTTAGTATTTGAATCAATAATAACCCATCTGAGAGAAATTAACAATGGTTTAAATGTACATATGCAATCTCTTTCAATGTGTATGCAATATCccttttcaatgtcatttattttctaattaaaggTCCAAGGTCTGCCAATTGCCTTTATTGGACTACTAAACAGACCTAGGTGTGGGCTTATTTCAAGTACCTACTTACTCTACCTAGATGATTAATATCTTAGCAAACTTGAGAAAGAATTGGCCATTTCCAGTGTTCAATCCTTAAATGTGGGGTTCCTGAATACGTGATTCTAGGGAAATATCAGATAAACCAAAGTAAAGGGCTTCCGAAAATGAGAAGTTTTAATTTTGCTCCTATTTTCTAGGAGCCCAAGTAGAGTTTGAGAGTTAAATTTTAGTTTAAGCAGTTGTCATTGAGGCTTTCTCTAAAGTTACTCAAGGGAAAAAGGTTTAGGACTCCCATTCTTAGATCTTGAGATCTCTCACAAAGGATATTAGCCCAGAACTAAGGAGCTGGGCTGGCAGAAATTGATTTTCTCCACGAAACTACAGTTTCTTTCTCctgataattttcttatttttctatactttttctttttacacgGGACTGATttaatgtatctttttatttgttgaattCACCTTACCATCTTTAAGTACTCTGGCAAATAAGAAGGTTTctcacatatatgcatatatcttTTTGCTTTCTGAGATGCAAAACGCgtataaagatataaaagaacTAAATTTAGGTTTATATAAGCATTAGGAATTAGAGTTAGTCTCCTATTATTAAAATCAATATAGTTGGTATTATACTTGAACTGGCATTGTCTTTAAGAATGTTTAGGATTAACAGATGTGTGAGATGATGTGGTCACTGCCATTACTAGCAATAGAGCAAAACATGGGATTTATAGAATTAAGAGGTCATATGACTATTCCTGAGAGTCAAACTATTTATACTACTTGgttgaaagtgaaaggaaaaagattaggcaaagaaaaagaaaaaaaatgtaaaaagcccGAAAACCATTCTTTCAAAATTGAGAATTTGAAGGGAAGAAGCTATTTCTAAAAAGGTAACCATTTTTCAGAAAGTAATTTAGTGCTATCTTTTGCTAGTAAAAACTTTTCTCTGCATTTAATGGAAATCAAATGTGTATTTTGCAAACTGGTAAATGATGTCTTTTGAACAAAATCCAAAGAGTGATTGCAGAGGGAACTACAGAATTAGAAACTTGTaataattaatgtaaaatatACAGCCTGTAAGAACAATTATACTACCCACAGTTTCTAAAATTTCCTACAGGGATTAAATATATTCTAACCAAAGAgaaacaatgttttcttttattctgactTAGAACTTTCTATCttaataactcttttttttttctctatagcaTGACATTAAATAATCAACCATCAAAGAATCTTAGAGGTGGAAGGAAGAGGGATTAGAAAATCTTCTAGTCCtactcatttatttaaaactGAGGCAGTTGAGGCCTCCAGACCTCCTCAGGTAAATGACTCCCTGTAAATCACTTCACCCTGCAAGGACTCGCTAAAGCGCATCTGTGTGTGTCATGCTGTCCTGGGCTGGTCCTTGGACAGTCCCTCTCTCCTCCAGTCCTGCCTCCCAATGCTGCTGTAGTCTGTACCTCTCTGCTTTGTATCTCCAGCCTTTTCAGAAGATGTCATGACTCCTTTCTCAACGTGCCTGTCACATTTCCCTAACTCTTTCCAGATCATTAGGAGTGGACTTGAGCAATCACAAAGTGAAACATTTTGGAATTCTTAACCTTTAACAGCGGTTCCATTACGCCCATTCATTTCTGTGACTTATTACTTTCAATTTCACATTTACTCTTAAGAATTTGTGAATTTGAAACCAAAAAAAGCATTATCATCATCATAAGTATAGACAGTACTCATTTGGGAAGCTGTGATTTCCTAGTCTATAGTGGTTGTGAAGCCTAAGTTTGAAGCTACtgttattaaacaaatatttcatataagatttatttatttatttattttaacttgagAGTTTTTGAGAACTATCAATGGGGGTTACAAGTAGAAAGTTAGAAGAGAGACAATGATAGTCACTTTGAAATATAAATGACATTATTGGGGTTGATAGGAAGTAAAGCTTTCCAGAACGGTTTGATTTTTCTGCGGGAAAGTACCCCAAACAACTGAGTgattttaaatgggaaaaacatGCATCCACATACTTCATCATCGCTCGTCACGTTTCCGCACccctctgtgcctggctttctGGTCCCATCTGGACAGATGGTGGTGATGTTAAAATAGATGCCTGGAACCTGGTTTTCCACCTGGACTTTCACTTCCGAAATGAGTTTCTGGAGAGACATCGTTTTTGAATTACCTACTTTAGTAGTTTTAAATCTAAGCAACAGAGTAAAGTCAAGCTAATTAAATCCTTACACATCTAatttttaactaaataaaaaatctgtatgaaagtataaaataaaaacagggctTCCACCTAATGACCCAATTGTGTTTGAAATACATAAGAAATACTGAAGGATTAGATCATCTGCATTTaaattgttgtttatttatttatttatttatttatttttttagatttttatagtagctttattcGTTCCCA is a window from the Nycticebus coucang isolate mNycCou1 chromosome 11, mNycCou1.pri, whole genome shotgun sequence genome containing:
- the ITGB8 gene encoding integrin beta-8 isoform X2, which produces MLKIHPLKKYPVDLYYLVDVSASMHNNIEKLNSVGNDLSRKMAFFSRDFRLGFGSYVDKTVSPYISIHPERIHNQCSDYNLDCMPPHGYIHVLSLTENITEFEKAVHRQKISGNIDTPEGGFDAMLQAAVCESHIGWRKEAKRLLLVMTDQTSHLALDSKLAGIVVPNDGNCHLKNNVYVKSTTMEHPSLGQLSEKLIDNNINVIFAVQGKQFHWYKDLLPLLPGTIAREIESKAANLNNLVVEAYQKLISEVKVQVENQVPGIYFNITTICPDGTRKPGTEGCGNVTSDDEVLFNVTVTMKKCDVTGGKNYAIIKPIGFNETTKIHIHRNCSCQCEDNSRPKGKYVDETSLDSKCFQCDENKCHFEEDQLSSESCKSHRDQPVCSGQGVCVCGKCVCHQMKFGKVYGKYCEKDDFSCPYYHGNLCAGHGECEAGRCQCFSGWEGDRCQCPSASVQQCVNSKGQVCSGRGTCVCGRCECTDPRSIGRFCEHCPTCHTACKGNWNCVQCLHPHNLSQAILDQCKSSCALMEQQYVDQTSECFSSPSYLRIFFIIFIVTFLIGLLKVLIIRQVILQWNSNKIKSSSDYRVSASKKDKLILQSVCTRAVTYRREKPEEIKMDISKLNAHETFGCNF
- the ITGB8 gene encoding integrin beta-8 isoform X1: MCGSALSFFTSALVCLQNCWRGSASFLRAAWVFSLVLGLGQGEDNRCTSSNAASCTKCLALGPECGWCVQEDFISGGSRSERCDTVSNLISKGCSVDSIEYPSVHVTIPTENEINTQVIPGEVSIQLRPGAEVSFMLKIHPLKKYPVDLYYLVDVSASMHNNIEKLNSVGNDLSRKMAFFSRDFRLGFGSYVDKTVSPYISIHPERIHNQCSDYNLDCMPPHGYIHVLSLTENITEFEKAVHRQKISGNIDTPEGGFDAMLQAAVCESHIGWRKEAKRLLLVMTDQTSHLALDSKLAGIVVPNDGNCHLKNNVYVKSTTMEHPSLGQLSEKLIDNNINVIFAVQGKQFHWYKDLLPLLPGTIAREIESKAANLNNLVVEAYQKLISEVKVQVENQVPGIYFNITTICPDGTRKPGTEGCGNVTSDDEVLFNVTVTMKKCDVTGGKNYAIIKPIGFNETTKIHIHRNCSCQCEDNSRPKGKYVDETSLDSKCFQCDENKCHFEEDQLSSESCKSHRDQPVCSGQGVCVCGKCVCHQMKFGKVYGKYCEKDDFSCPYYHGNLCAGHGECEAGRCQCFSGWEGDRCQCPSASVQQCVNSKGQVCSGRGTCVCGRCECTDPRSIGRFCEHCPTCHTACKGNWNCVQCLHPHNLSQAILDQCKSSCALMEQQYVDQTSECFSSPSYLRIFFIIFIVTFLIGLLKVLIIRQVILQWNSNKIKSSSDYRVSASKKDKLILQSVCTRAVTYRREKPEEIKMDISKLNAHETFGCNF